One part of the Vanessa tameamea isolate UH-Manoa-2023 chromosome 8, ilVanTame1 primary haplotype, whole genome shotgun sequence genome encodes these proteins:
- the LOC113399956 gene encoding sodium-coupled monocarboxylate transporter 1, which produces MGLFKNYRTENAFQEILALIWILNFISSTQATKLPLEQNSTNNSDIFQPRNETKASLFTWEDYSVLVAMLIISCAIGVFYAYFGEKQLTGDDFLLGGSSMGTFPMALSLAASFITAIELLGNPAEMYVAGGQFWMICLAFVLVIPVTSHLYLPVFMRLRLTSCYEYLEVRFCKSMRVYASALYMMQMILYTAVAVYAPALALSDVTGLNTYLAVSVVYIVCIFYASQGGMKAVIMTDTFQSAVLLGSLAAVLALGVAQEGGSDSIWDHARRTDRLHFFDMNPDPTVRHSFWSVVVGGTIYWISMFCANQASIQKYLSVERLSQARIALWVSAIGLVSVYSVNFATGALLANHYAGCDPIKAGVINASDRLLPLYVVRQLGEHPGVPGFFVAGIFAASLGTVASALNSLSAIACQDLATGLLGITLPEEKGAAIARWVCLGCGALSFALVFAVERLGPVLQLALSFNGMIGGVSLGLFSLGMLFPWANAKGAIAGGVFGLILVVAAGGGAQFAHVPLPRLPTSIDSCPVSLNNTTFINSEPAENHDDAVFWLFRVSYLWYTSLGCVGTLLIGLIVSVVTGVTDPADVPIDLISPPVINFLNSLPIKIKKALRVPTRMGSERRRSSSVRPPNLADDKDTRRRRRLSELAGGVFYSDAPTLTRGHDNLALGLDSEKPPPEEAKRRSFKLDAPLNHNGPQTSTC; this is translated from the exons ATGGgcttattcaaaaattataggACAGAAAATGCTTTTCAG GAAATTTTAGCATTAATTTGGATTTTGAATTTCATATCCTCAACACAAGCAACCAAGCTTCCTCTTGAACAAAATAGTACCAATAATTCTGATATATTTCAACCAAGAAATGAAACTAAGGCTTCACTGTTTACATGGGAGGATTACAGTGTTCTTGTTGCGATGCTTATTATCTCCTGCGCCATAGGCGTCTTTTACGCATATTTTGGTGAAAAGCAGCTGACAGGAGATGATTTTTTACTGGGAGGATCTTCTATGGGAACATTTCCAATGGCTTTAAGTTTAGCAGCAAG cTTTATTACAGCCATTGAGCTACTAGGAAATCCAGCCGAAATGTACGTGGCGGGTGGACAATTTTGGATGATATGCTTAGCTTTTGTACTTGTAATTCCCGTGACTAGTCATCTATATCTTCCGGTTTTTATGAGACTAAGATTAACATCATGCTATGAATATCTG GAAGTCCGTTTCTGCAAATCAATGCGTGTTTACGCGAGCGCACTCTACATGATGCAAATGATATTGTATACGGCAGTGGCTGTATACGCTCCAGCACTCGCACTATCTGATG tgaccggattaaatacgtatttggCAGTATCAGTGGTTTATATAGTGTGCATATTCTATGCATCTCAG GGTGGAATGAAAGCAGTTATTATGACTGATACTTTTCAGTCAGCAGTCCTTCTTGGGTCATTGGCCGCAGTTCTTGCACTCGGTGTAGCCCAAGAAGGTGGCTCTGACTCCATTTGGGATCATGCCCGACGCACTGACCGACTACACTTCTttga caTGAATCCGGATCCCACCGTGCGACATTCATTTTGGTCAGTGGTGGTCGGCGGCACTATATACTGGATAAGCATGTTTTGTGCCAATCAAGCTTctatacaaaagtatttatcAGTGGAACGCTTATCTCAAGCTCGAATTGCTCTTTGGGTTTCTGCTATCGGCTTAGTATCGGTCTATTCAGTGAATTTCGCTACTGGGGCTCTCTTAGCCAATCACTACGCAGGATGTGATCCGATAAAG GCGGGCGTTATTAACGCTTCAGATCGTCTCCTACCTCTATACGTAGTCCGGCAGCTTGGAGAACACCCCGGTGTGCCCGGCTTTTTTGTAGCAGGCATATTCGCAGCGAGTCTTGG cACTGTTGCATCTGCTTTAAATTCATTATCAGCAATTGCATGTCAAGATTTAGCCACTGGGTTGTTGGGCATCACTTTACCCGAAGAAAAAGGGGCAGCA ATTGCTAGATGGGTTTGTCTTGGATGTGGGGCACTTTCTTTCGCACTAGTATTCGCTGTAGAAAGGTTGGGACCAGTTCTTCAGCTCGCACTCTCTTTCAATGGTATGATCGGAGGTGTCTCACTTGGGCTCTTCAGTCTCGGAATGCTATTTCCTTGGGCTAATGCAAAG ggTGCTATAGCTGGAGGTGTGTTTGGGCTTATTCTGGTGGTAGCTGCGGGTGGCGGAGCGCAATTCGCTCACGTGCCTTTGCCGCGCCTTCCAACATCGATTGATTCTTGCCCAGTATCTCTCAACAATACAACCTTTATTAACTCCGAGCCTGC AGAAAACCACGATGATGCTGTTTTCTGGCTGTTTAGAGTATCATATTTATGGTATACGAGCTTAGGCTGCGTGGGCACGCTGCTCATTGGTCTAATAGTATCTGTAGTTACTGGAGTAACAGACCCCGCAGATGTTCCCATTGATCTTATCTCACCACCGGTTATCAACTTCCTTAATTCATTGCCCATCAAAATTAAg aaagcATTACGAGTGCCAACGCGCATGGGTTCAGAACGACGCAGGAGTTCCAGCGTAAGACCGCCGAATTTAGCCGACGACAAAGACACGAGACGTCGTCGCCGGTTATCTGAACTCGCGGGTGGCGTTTTTTACAGCGACGCCCCCACTCTTACGCGGGGACATGACAACTTGGCTTTGGGGCTGGATTCTGAAAAACCCCCACCGGAAGAAGCCAAACGCAGGAGTTTCAAACTCGACGCTCCATTGAATCACAACGGTCCACAAACTTCTACGTGTTAA